The window AAGCAAGTCAACAGGACTGCGCAAAGCAGACTGTACATCAATAACCAGAGAAATCTCATCGTCCTTCGCTCCCCCTCTACCCGCGTATTCGCTCGATAGCCTCGGTGCGATTGGACTGCCCGAACACAGCATTGCCGGCAACCAATACATCGGCTCCAGCTTCCACCACCTGGCGAGCCGTCACCTCATTAATACCGCCGTCTACTTCAATATGAAGCCCGTTCAGTCCCTTAGCATTCGCTTGCTCACGCAGCGCGCGAATTTTACTCAGCATACCAGGGATGAAAGCCTGTCCGCCGAATCCAGGATTGACCGTCATAATAAGCACAAGATCCAGCTGTTCATCGAGTACATGTTCAATTAGAGAAATCGGGGTTGCAGGATTCAGCACAACCCCCGCTTTAATGCCGCTTTGCTTAATAAGATGAAGGGTCCGATGCAGATGCGTACAAGCCTCCACATGGACGGATATCAAATCGGCACCCGCTTTGACAAAATCAGGTATATAGCGATCTGGCTGCTTAATCATCAAATGAACATCAAGCGGCAGCTTGGTCACTGGCCGTATCGCTTCAACAACAAGTGGACCAATTGTGATATTCGGTACGAAATGGCCGTCCATGACATCCACATGGATCCAGTCGGCTCCGCCAAGCTCCGCTTCCTTAATTTCTTCCCCAAGCTTAGCGAAGTTGGCTGATAAAATAGAAGGTGCTACATATACCATCCGTCCTAATACCTCCTCTTCCGATCCTTGATTTCAGTTAAAAACAACAAGTAATGATCAAAACGAGAGGCTGCAATCGCTCCCTCGGCTACAGCATCACGAACCTTGCAATCCGGCTCATGCAGGTGCAAACAGCCTCTGAACCTGCAGCCCTCCGCTATCGCGGCAAACTCCTTAAAGCAGCCGCTAAGACCCTCTGCTTCGACTTCCATAAAGTCTAACTGGCTGAAGCCCGGCGTATCGGCTACAAGGCCGCCATTCGTGAGTGGCAGCAGCTCAACATGACGTGTTGTATGCTTTCCTCTGCCTAATCTCTGAGAAATGGCATTCGTCTCTAGATTAAGACCACTAATCATTGCGTTAAGCAGGGAAGACTTACCCACACCGGATTGTCCAGCAAAAACACTGACCGCTCCGTCCAA is drawn from Paenibacillus sp. V4I7 and contains these coding sequences:
- the rpe gene encoding ribulose-phosphate 3-epimerase — protein: MVYVAPSILSANFAKLGEEIKEAELGGADWIHVDVMDGHFVPNITIGPLVVEAIRPVTKLPLDVHLMIKQPDRYIPDFVKAGADLISVHVEACTHLHRTLHLIKQSGIKAGVVLNPATPISLIEHVLDEQLDLVLIMTVNPGFGGQAFIPGMLSKIRALREQANAKGLNGLHIEVDGGINEVTARQVVEAGADVLVAGNAVFGQSNRTEAIERIRG